The Burkholderia mayonis genome window below encodes:
- a CDS encoding extracellular solute-binding protein, with product MTIGSPRARRPRPPRRAATPEQTARSAAPQWAAAARAALARLARAAAAGVALALAATQAAHAVYAIAQYGEPKYPPGFRHFDYVNPDAPKGGTLVLANPSRLTTFDKFNPFTMRGNAAPGLDLLFESLTTGSADEPASAYGLLADDIDIAPDGMSVTFHLNPRARFSNGDPVTAADVKHAFDTLKSPQAAPQYPAYYADITRAVIVDPATVRFEFRRKNRELPLIAGGIPVFSHKWGLRPDGSRIPFDQLAFEPPIGSGPYLIEHYDSGRTITYRRDPAYWGAALPVRIGMNNFERIVYKLYGDGVARLEAFKAGEYDVLVEYVARNWVRRDVGKRFDSGELVKREFRQHNGAGMQGFFMNLRRPLFQDVRVRRALDLAFDFEWLNRQLFYGGYTRLNSYFADTDLQATGVPGAGELALLIPLRSELDPAVFGPMTVQPDTDPPGSLRANLLKARALLADAGWTYRDGALRNARGEPFTFEILDDSGSVYDAVVTAYIRNLAKLGIVAKYRTADYALLQKRLDAFDYDMTAVRYPGVQMPGAEQVTRYASRYADEQGSDNLTGLKSPAVDAILTALTQAQTREALLDATHALDRVLMHGYYAVPQWYSTTHRIAFKRTLAYPPTLPLYYSAEGWVVSTWWAKPGHGAAAEP from the coding sequence ATGACGATCGGTTCGCCCCGGGCCCGCCGGCCGCGACCGCCGCGACGCGCGGCGACACCGGAACAGACCGCGCGGTCCGCCGCGCCGCAATGGGCGGCCGCCGCGCGCGCCGCGCTCGCGCGCCTCGCGCGGGCGGCGGCGGCGGGCGTCGCGCTCGCGCTCGCCGCGACGCAGGCGGCCCACGCCGTCTACGCGATCGCCCAATACGGCGAGCCGAAGTATCCGCCCGGCTTCAGGCATTTCGACTATGTGAACCCGGACGCGCCGAAGGGCGGCACGCTCGTGCTCGCGAATCCGAGCCGGCTCACGACGTTCGACAAGTTCAATCCGTTCACGATGCGCGGCAACGCGGCGCCCGGGCTCGACTTGCTGTTCGAGAGCCTGACGACGGGCAGCGCCGACGAGCCCGCATCGGCCTACGGCCTCCTCGCGGACGACATCGACATCGCGCCGGATGGGATGTCGGTCACGTTCCATCTGAATCCGCGCGCGCGCTTCTCGAATGGCGATCCCGTCACCGCAGCGGACGTCAAGCACGCGTTCGACACGCTGAAGAGCCCGCAGGCGGCGCCGCAATACCCGGCGTACTACGCGGACATCACGCGTGCGGTGATCGTCGATCCGGCGACTGTGCGCTTCGAATTCCGCCGCAAGAACCGCGAGCTGCCGCTGATCGCGGGCGGCATTCCGGTGTTCTCGCACAAATGGGGCTTGCGGCCGGACGGCTCGCGCATTCCGTTCGACCAGCTCGCGTTCGAGCCGCCGATCGGCAGCGGCCCGTACCTGATCGAGCATTACGACAGCGGCCGCACGATCACGTACCGGCGCGATCCCGCGTACTGGGGCGCCGCGCTGCCGGTGCGGATCGGCATGAACAACTTCGAGCGCATCGTCTACAAGCTGTACGGCGACGGCGTCGCGCGGCTCGAGGCGTTCAAGGCGGGCGAGTACGACGTGCTCGTCGAGTACGTCGCGCGCAACTGGGTGCGGCGCGACGTCGGCAAGCGTTTCGACAGCGGCGAGCTTGTCAAGCGCGAGTTCCGCCAGCACAACGGCGCGGGAATGCAGGGCTTCTTCATGAACCTGCGGCGGCCGCTGTTCCAGGATGTTCGCGTGCGACGCGCGCTCGATCTCGCGTTCGACTTCGAATGGCTGAACCGGCAGCTCTTCTACGGCGGCTACACGCGCCTGAACAGCTATTTCGCCGACACCGATCTGCAGGCGACCGGCGTGCCGGGCGCGGGCGAGCTCGCGCTGCTGATCCCGCTGCGCTCGGAGCTCGATCCCGCGGTGTTCGGGCCGATGACGGTGCAGCCGGACACCGATCCGCCCGGGTCGCTGCGCGCGAACCTGCTGAAGGCGCGCGCGCTGCTGGCGGACGCCGGCTGGACCTACCGCGACGGCGCGCTGCGCAACGCGAGGGGCGAGCCGTTCACGTTCGAGATCCTCGACGATTCGGGCTCGGTGTACGACGCGGTCGTGACCGCGTACATCCGTAATCTCGCGAAGCTCGGGATCGTCGCGAAGTACCGGACGGCCGATTACGCGCTGCTGCAAAAGCGCCTCGACGCGTTCGACTACGACATGACGGCGGTTCGCTACCCGGGCGTCCAGATGCCGGGCGCCGAGCAGGTGACGCGCTATGCGAGCCGCTACGCGGACGAGCAGGGCTCGGACAACCTGACGGGCCTCAAGTCGCCCGCGGTCGACGCGATCCTGACGGCGCTTACGCAGGCCCAGACGCGCGAGGCGCTGCTCGACGCGACGCACGCGCTCGACCGCGTGCTGATGCACGGCTACTATGCGGTGCCGCAGTGGTACAGCACGACGCACCGGATCGCGTTCAAGCGCACGCTCGCCTATCCGCCGACGCTGCCGCTGTACTATTCGGCGGAAGGCTGGGTCGTGTCGACGTGGTGGGCGAAGCCCGGCCACGGCGCGGCCGCCGAGCCGTGA
- the fabI gene encoding enoyl-ACP reductase FabI — MGFLDGKRILLTGLLSNRSIAYGIAKACKREGAELAFTYVGDRFKDRITEFAAEFDSDLVFPCDVADDAQIDALFTSLKARWDTLDGLVHSIGFAPREAIAGDFLDGLTRENFRIAHDISAYSFPALAKAALPMLSSDASLLTLSYLGAERAIPNYNTMGLAKAALEASVRYLAVSLGAKGVRVNAISAGPIKTLAASGIKSFGKILDFVESNSPLKRNVTIEQVGNAGAFLLSDLASGVTAEVMHVDSGFNAVVGGMAGLEE, encoded by the coding sequence ATGGGCTTTCTCGACGGTAAACGTATTCTGCTGACGGGCCTCTTGTCGAACCGCTCGATCGCTTACGGCATCGCCAAGGCGTGCAAGCGCGAAGGCGCCGAGCTGGCATTCACCTACGTCGGCGATCGCTTCAAGGATCGCATCACCGAGTTCGCGGCCGAGTTCGACAGCGATCTCGTGTTCCCGTGCGACGTCGCCGACGACGCGCAGATCGATGCCCTCTTCACGTCGCTCAAGGCGCGCTGGGACACGCTCGACGGCCTCGTCCACTCGATCGGCTTCGCGCCGCGCGAGGCGATCGCGGGCGACTTCCTCGACGGCCTCACGCGCGAGAACTTCCGCATCGCGCACGACATCTCTGCATACAGCTTCCCGGCGCTCGCGAAGGCCGCGCTGCCGATGCTGTCGAGCGACGCGTCGCTCCTCACGCTGTCCTATCTCGGCGCGGAACGGGCGATCCCGAACTACAACACGATGGGCCTCGCAAAAGCGGCGCTCGAAGCGAGCGTCCGTTATCTCGCGGTGTCGCTCGGCGCGAAGGGCGTGCGCGTGAACGCGATCTCGGCGGGCCCGATCAAGACGCTCGCCGCAAGCGGGATCAAGAGCTTCGGCAAGATTCTCGATTTCGTCGAAAGCAACTCGCCGCTCAAGCGCAACGTGACGATCGAGCAGGTCGGCAACGCGGGCGCTTTCCTGCTGTCGGACCTCGCGAGCGGGGTCACGGCCGAAGTGATGCACGTCGACTCGGGCTTCAATGCGGTCGTCGGCGGGATGGCCGGCCTCGAAGAGTAA